One window of the Montipora foliosa isolate CH-2021 chromosome 4, ASM3666993v2, whole genome shotgun sequence genome contains the following:
- the LOC138000666 gene encoding uncharacterized protein, which translates to MGSPLGPLMANAFMCSVEEKLAREDKLPSFYKRYVDDTLALVRDLSDATDLLACLSEAHPSIQFTMEIATNDRSPFIGLEIIKIDGSLETRVYRKKTNKGLLLHYQSHVDSRYKRSLLRTMLDRAKRLSSTQDFLSQECKNLKEIFLKLKYHEKLINSAINRLQHPKEPVQTPSDSPVRITLPFKDQKSADVVRRQLGDLGTKINQQLQQAFTSKKIADHLRVTEEKPPPINQQSVVYEFICDLCDTNYIGYTCRHLHQRVEEHKHSVSGKHFREAHGLTPTNLIKNFKVLKKCHSKLDCLIYEMLWIKNKGPKLNTQTDSIRAKPFHLNAFMPIYFLTF; encoded by the coding sequence ATGGGATCACCACTGGGTCCACTTATGGCAAACGCGTTCATGTGTTCAGTTGAAGAGAAACTAGCGCGTGAGGACAAGCTTCCAAGTTTCTATAAGAGGTATGTGGACGACACGCTGGCTCTGGTACGTGACCTCTCCGACGCCACCGATTTGCTGGCATGCCTTAGTGAAGCCCACCCCTCCATTCAATTTACGATGGAAATAGCAACCAACGATCGATCGCCATTCATTGGCCTGGAAATCATCAAAATCGACGGCAGCCTTGAAACCCGCGtctacagaaagaaaacaaataaaggtCTCCTCCTGCACTACCAAAGCCATGTTGACAGCCGATACAAACGGTCACTGTTAAGAACAATGTTAGACCGAGCAAAACGCTTATCGTCTACGCAAGACTTCCTTTCGCAAGAATGTAAGAACTTAAAAGAGatattcttaaaattaaaatatcacGAGAAACTCATCAACTCAGCTATCAATCGCCTCCAGCATCCTAAAGAGCCAGTTCAAACACCATCTGACAGCCCCGTCCGGATTACGTTGCCATTTAAAGATCAGAAATCGGCTGACGTGGTTCGCAGACAACTTGGCGATCTGGGAACAAAAATTAACCAACAACTACAGCAGGCGTTCACAAGCAAAAAGATTGCTGATCACCTGAGAGTCACAGAAGAAAAGCCTCCCCCGATCAACCAGCAAAGTGTAGTATACGAATTCATATGTGATTTGTGCGATACGAATTATATTGGATACACTTGCCGCCATCTCCATCAACGCGTAGAGGAACATAAACATTCCGTGAGCGGAAAACATTTCAGGGAGGCGCATGGTTTAACACCTACCAACttaattaagaactttaaagtcctaaagaaatgccatagcaaactcgattgtttgatctatgaaatgctgtggattaagaacaaaggaccgaaactgaacacgcaaacggattccattcgcgcaaaaCCTTTTCACCTGAATGCTttcatgccaatttattttctcactttctaa